DNA from Nocardioides seonyuensis:
CGGCGGCGTCTCGGTCGAGGCGGCGGAGCTGGAGCCGGAGATCGCGGAGGTGGAGGAGCCGACCGAGGTCGCCGCCACCTCCGACGCCACCTCCGAGCCTGCCCTGGCATCCACCTGAACCTGCCGACGTGCACGTCGTGGTGGTCGGAGGATTAGCCGGGCGGATCCCGGGTAGGACCCGCGCGTGAGTGTCGCCCGTATCTCCGACACCCGGGAGCGTCCGCGGCGCCTCCGGGTCGCGGACCAGCCGATCCCCGGGGCCAACCTCGGCACCACCCTCGACCTGCAGGGCCCGCCGCCCATCGACCTGGCCCTCGACCTGGTCGACCAGGTCGCGCGCGGCCTCGCCGAGGAGCACGCGCGGTGGAGGGTGCACGGGGACGTGCGGCCGGCCAACGTGCACCTCTACGACAACGGCCGGGGGCTCTACGCCCGCCTGTCCGCTCCGACCCCGGGTCCCGGGACGTCGCTCGACGCCTGGCACTTCGCGGCCCCCGAGCTGCGGGCGGGGCACGCCCCGACGGCGGCGAGCGACGTCTACGCGCTGGGCTGCCTCCTCTGGGTGGTGCTGAGCGGACGCTCGCCCCACGAGGGCGGCACCATCCTGGGACCACGCGACTCCCTGCTGGTGGGGGACTCCCTCCAGGCGGCGTCGGTCAACCACGTGCTGGCCTGCGCCCTGGCCGACGACCCGGCCAGGCGCTACCCGGCGGCCGGGGCCTTCAGCGACGACCTGCGGATCGCCAGGGGGCTCGCCGGATCACCGGGGTCAATCGCCGTCGCGAGGCACCAGGTGGTGGTGCCGGTCCCCGGGATCCCCCGCCCCGTGTGGGCGGCCCTGTCGTTGCTGCTCACCGGGCTCGCGGTCCTCGGGTGGCTGATGCTGACCGGCCTGGGCAGCTGAGGAGCCCCGGCCAGGAAGTCGCGGAGCAGGAGGTTGACCCGGACGGGGTCGCGTGCCTGCGGGAGGTGGCCGGCGCCCTCGATCACCACGTGCTCGCCACCGGTGAGCTCCGCGACCATGACGCCGCGCCCGGGGTGCTGGCACTGGTCGAGGGAGCCGGTGATGACCAACACCGGGCACCTGACGGCTCTGCAGGCCGCCGCGGCGGTGTCCGGATCCGCGCCGATGCCGCCGGGAGCGTCGTACTCGAGCTCCATGGTCGAGGTGGCGACGCTCGCGGCCCACCCGACGCAGTCCTCGCGCTGCTTGGTGGAGTGCGGCTCGGGGAAGAGCTCGGCGAAGAAGAACTCCGCGAAGTCGTGCCAGTCCTCCCGCCAGTGGTGGCGGTTCTGCTTCTGCCAGCCGACGTAGGTCTCGCGGGGCAGGTCGAAGTCGTGGGCGACACGATGGGCCAGCGGCGGGGTGAGCCGCAGGCCGGGGTTGATCGCGCAGACGCCGAGCACCCGGTCCGGCGCCTCGGCCGCCATCAGCAGCGCGTGCCCGGCCCCGGTGCACACCCCGGCCAGGACCGCCTCCTGCGCCCCGACGGCGTCGAGCACCGCCCACTGCTGGTCCAGTCGGACCCGCTCCCTCATGTCGTCCACCGTGCGGGGGGTGCCGCTGCGGCCGTTGCCGGGCGGGTCGCTGACCACGACCTGGTGCGAGCGGGCCAGGAACGGCACCTGCGCCTTCCAGGCCCGGCTCGAGACGATCGAGTCGGGCATCAGGAGGTGGATGGTCGGCTCGCCTGCGCCGAAGACCTCGTAGTGGATCGGGACGCCGTGCGGGTCGACGGATCCCGTCCGCGTGGGTTCGAGCGCGCGCATCAGGTCTGACCCCACATCACACGAGCGCCGCCAGCATCGACGCGGCCCTCGCGGCGCCGCCGGTCTCGACCTGGCGGTAGTGGACCTGCTCGCGCGCCGTCTTGGCGATCGCCTCGGCCAGGACGGCGGGGTCGCGCGCCTCGTCGTAGAGGAGGCACCTGCCGGCGGCGTAGTTCTCGAGCCGGTGCCGGACGTGGAAGCTCTGCTCGAAGTGGTTCTGGAGCGGCACGTAGAGAAACGGGCGCCGGGCAGCGGTGAGCTCCATGCAGGTGGTGAGCCCGCCCTGCACGACGGCG
Protein-coding regions in this window:
- a CDS encoding alpha/beta fold hydrolase, with translation MRALEPTRTGSVDPHGVPIHYEVFGAGEPTIHLLMPDSIVSSRAWKAQVPFLARSHQVVVSDPPGNGRSGTPRTVDDMRERVRLDQQWAVLDAVGAQEAVLAGVCTGAGHALLMAAEAPDRVLGVCAINPGLRLTPPLAHRVAHDFDLPRETYVGWQKQNRHHWREDWHDFAEFFFAELFPEPHSTKQREDCVGWAASVATSTMELEYDAPGGIGADPDTAAAACRAVRCPVLVITGSLDQCQHPGRGVMVAELTGGEHVVIEGAGHLPQARDPVRVNLLLRDFLAGAPQLPRPVSISHPRTASPVSSNDRAAHTGRGIPGTGTTTWCLATAIDPGDPASPLAIRRSSLKAPAAG